In one Candidatus Glassbacteria bacterium genomic region, the following are encoded:
- a CDS encoding SUMF1/EgtB/PvdO family nonheme iron enzyme codes for MRRQMKVPSAHILLWLGFSLFILPLATGGGLAQSGRRRVLLSVQEFEAIGTAETLAGTVTELMRNELARSSRLSVLEETGRLYRIQRSSVRWRDLFSEGSLRRVGELLESRYVLTGSVSSPGESIILAARIVDAESGEVLAAETVEHAGGVSGITAGTAALARKMLAYFPLAGRVVEQRGDTLIADIGLADGVLPGQELTVADLEPGERGLETHRVRSARYRVEKLDTGSCSLVPLVEGAARWLGPGATVLSPVGADELLEKSRMGEKMTGLEGRGFGAVSVTSDPPGALAIVAGLDVGRTPVKVPQLAAGRHELVLALEGYEEVWDSILAVPGEVREYNFAMERRTGRLTIVTSQPDVSLRVDTLELMLEGTATVTLQNFPAGEYHITARKQGYVTWRRKVEVDFRSDSIIRIELEPHPGSVLVTSEPAGARVSLDGTFLGRTTPRRLVRLEPGPHVILASVPGFGAAVDTVEVVPGEDITLEMKIRESWFGYFPAGMTLIAAETIELADGDSVRVDSFYIDTYELTNRQYAYFIEATERTPPRHWKEGQFPEGSENHPVTGVSYEDAAAFAAWSGKRLPSELEWELAAMGQVTRQYPWGDSYRPGMANTWSEGLGGTSPVDEYLDDVSPYGVYGTAGNVAEWVDGWSDSERTYRVFRGGSFYVNQDDPSLFSRDWLYPVSGNSYVGFRCARDLRVNR; via the coding sequence ATGAGAAGGCAGATGAAAGTTCCCTCCGCACATATTCTCCTCTGGCTGGGGTTTTCGCTTTTTATCCTGCCCCTTGCAACCGGCGGCGGCCTGGCGCAGAGCGGCCGCCGGCGCGTCCTGCTCTCCGTGCAGGAGTTCGAGGCAATAGGGACCGCTGAGACTCTGGCCGGGACTGTCACAGAACTGATGCGCAACGAACTGGCCCGCTCCAGCAGGCTGTCGGTACTGGAGGAAACCGGCAGGCTGTATCGCATTCAGCGCAGCAGCGTTCGCTGGCGCGACCTGTTCAGCGAGGGCAGCCTGCGCCGGGTGGGCGAACTGCTCGAAAGCCGTTACGTGCTCACGGGCTCGGTCTCCAGCCCCGGAGAATCGATAATCCTGGCCGCGCGGATTGTGGATGCGGAAAGCGGCGAGGTGCTGGCCGCCGAAACGGTGGAGCACGCCGGCGGAGTGTCCGGGATCACAGCCGGCACGGCCGCGCTGGCGCGCAAGATGCTGGCTTATTTCCCGCTGGCCGGACGGGTTGTGGAGCAGCGCGGCGACACGCTGATCGCCGATATCGGGCTGGCCGACGGGGTGCTGCCGGGACAGGAGCTGACAGTCGCCGACCTGGAACCCGGCGAACGGGGATTGGAAACGCACAGAGTGCGCAGCGCCCGCTACCGGGTCGAGAAACTCGACACCGGCAGCTGTTCGCTGGTGCCCCTGGTCGAGGGCGCGGCCCGCTGGCTGGGTCCCGGCGCGACAGTGCTCTCGCCCGTCGGAGCCGACGAGCTGCTGGAAAAATCCCGCATGGGCGAGAAAATGACCGGGCTGGAGGGCCGGGGATTCGGCGCGGTCTCGGTCACCAGCGACCCGCCCGGAGCGCTGGCGATAGTGGCCGGGCTGGATGTGGGACGCACGCCGGTGAAAGTTCCCCAGCTCGCCGCGGGCCGTCACGAGCTCGTGCTGGCCCTGGAGGGTTACGAGGAAGTCTGGGATTCGATATTAGCCGTGCCGGGCGAGGTCCGGGAGTATAATTTCGCGATGGAGCGCCGCACGGGCCGTCTGACCATTGTCACCAGCCAGCCGGATGTCAGTCTGCGGGTGGACACACTTGAATTAATGTTGGAAGGAACCGCCACGGTTACACTGCAAAATTTCCCCGCCGGCGAGTACCATATCACCGCGCGCAAGCAGGGTTACGTAACCTGGCGGCGCAAGGTGGAGGTGGACTTCCGCTCTGACAGCATCATCCGGATCGAACTTGAACCCCACCCCGGCAGCGTGCTGGTCACCTCCGAGCCGGCCGGAGCACGGGTGTCGCTGGACGGGACATTTCTGGGCCGGACCACTCCCCGGCGCCTGGTGCGCCTGGAGCCGGGGCCGCACGTAATACTGGCGTCCGTGCCGGGATTCGGCGCAGCGGTGGACACGGTGGAAGTGGTTCCGGGCGAGGATATCACGCTCGAGATGAAAATCCGCGAGAGCTGGTTCGGCTACTTTCCGGCCGGGATGACCCTGATAGCGGCGGAGACGATCGAACTGGCGGACGGGGACTCCGTGCGGGTGGACTCGTTCTATATCGATACATACGAGCTAACCAACCGCCAGTACGCTTATTTTATCGAGGCCACCGAACGCACTCCCCCCCGGCACTGGAAGGAGGGGCAGTTTCCCGAAGGGAGCGAAAATCATCCGGTGACCGGTGTCAGTTACGAGGACGCCGCCGCATTTGCCGCCTGGAGCGGCAAACGCCTGCCGAGCGAGCTGGAGTGGGAGCTGGCCGCCATGGGGCAGGTAACCAGGCAATACCCGTGGGGCGACAGTTACCGTCCCGGAATGGCCAATACCTGGAGCGAGGGCCTGGGGGGGACATCACCGGTGGATGAGTATCTCGACGACGTCAGCCCTTACGGGGTCTACGGAACGGCGGGCAACGTGGCCGAGTGGGTGGATGGCTGGAGCGACAGCGAGCGCACTTACCGGGTGTTTCGCGGAGGGAGTTTCTACGTCAATCAGGACGACCCGTCGCTGTTCAGCCGCGACTGGCTCTATCCGGTCAGCGGAAACAGCTACGTGGGCTTCCGCTGCGCCCGTGACCTGCGGGTTAACCGTTGA
- a CDS encoding pyruvate ferredoxin oxidoreductase, giving the protein MTEIRIHGRGGQGAVAAAHVLAISLFAEGKWVQAFPHFGVERRGAPVAAFVRFDTDPIELRCHIYHPDYVIVLDPTLCDTGAVTEGLAPGASVLLNSDADPVELEKFKEYRIATVDASSIAIGHKLGSPASPIVNTAILGAFARFSELVSLESLIESIGKLIKRKTESNIAAVRESYEKLRVAVSS; this is encoded by the coding sequence TTGACAGAGATCAGGATTCACGGCCGGGGAGGCCAGGGCGCGGTGGCCGCGGCCCACGTGCTGGCGATTTCCCTGTTTGCCGAGGGCAAATGGGTGCAGGCATTCCCTCACTTCGGGGTCGAGAGGCGCGGCGCGCCGGTGGCCGCTTTCGTCCGTTTCGACACCGACCCAATCGAGCTGCGCTGTCACATCTACCACCCTGATTACGTTATCGTATTAGACCCAACTCTGTGCGATACCGGCGCCGTAACCGAGGGCCTGGCTCCCGGTGCCTCGGTTCTGCTCAACTCCGACGCCGATCCCGTGGAACTCGAGAAGTTCAAGGAGTACCGGATCGCCACTGTCGACGCCAGCTCGATAGCCATCGGGCACAAGCTCGGCAGCCCGGCCAGCCCGATAGTCAACACGGCGATCCTGGGGGCGTTCGCCAGGTTCTCAGAGCTGGTATCCCTGGAGAGCTTAATCGAATCGATCGGCAAACTGATCAAGCGAAAAACCGAATCCAATATCGCCGCCGTGCGCGAGTCCTACGAAAAGTTACGCGTGGCTGTATCGTCTTGA
- a CDS encoding NAD(P)-binding protein, producing the protein MSPERDKDKRNTLPEVSSSTADMQWNRTGDWSFFAPVYTDRTAPCAVKCPLKVPVNNYMHLVNGGSHREAWEAIVAANPLPSVTGRVCYHDCEGGCNRREFDDALNIHGIERFLGDTAIDKGWDLPAPPDDAAAAPVAILGSGPAGLGCAYALRMAGYPVEIYERENAPGGMLRVGVPEFRMPRKLLDAELTRLERIGVRFRCGENIEELESIRTQVLGVFLASGAHGSREAGVEGADLDGVHFGLDYLKAYNGGTPHETGGRVAVIGGGNTSLDVARASRRLGAEVDLYYRRTEAEMPAHPEELEEARAEGVRFHFQVAPEALLDGSGGRVARIRMIRMEQGRPDESGRARPVPVEGSGFEVEAATVVFAIGERPELGYLGDNGARAGGCLAVDGYGRTGIPGVFAGGDIVPGENSVSHALADGIAAGRNMAAMLQSYGPEKIKNAEDDAVPAGRINFDYFSKAPRLEPSTSLSTKPSGNGETSITLEDSAARDEAGRCFNCGTCVDCDICLVFCPDLAIYCREGSYLVRTEYCKGCGICAEECPRGVISMEKKDK; encoded by the coding sequence TTGAGTCCCGAGCGGGATAAAGACAAGCGGAATACCCTGCCCGAAGTATCTTCCAGCACAGCGGACATGCAATGGAACCGGACCGGCGACTGGAGCTTTTTCGCACCGGTCTACACCGACCGGACCGCTCCGTGCGCGGTCAAGTGCCCGCTGAAAGTTCCGGTCAATAATTACATGCACCTGGTCAACGGGGGAAGCCACCGGGAAGCGTGGGAGGCGATTGTGGCCGCCAACCCGCTGCCGTCCGTTACCGGACGGGTGTGCTACCACGACTGCGAAGGCGGCTGCAACCGCCGCGAGTTCGACGATGCGCTCAATATCCACGGTATCGAGCGCTTCCTGGGCGATACCGCAATCGATAAGGGCTGGGACCTGCCGGCTCCGCCCGATGACGCGGCAGCCGCGCCGGTGGCGATCCTGGGCAGCGGTCCGGCGGGGCTGGGCTGCGCCTACGCCCTGCGCATGGCCGGTTACCCGGTGGAAATTTACGAGCGCGAAAACGCACCCGGCGGGATGCTGAGAGTGGGGGTGCCTGAGTTCCGCATGCCCCGCAAGCTGCTGGATGCGGAACTGACCCGCCTGGAGCGGATCGGGGTCCGCTTTCGCTGCGGGGAGAATATCGAGGAGCTGGAAAGTATCCGCACTCAGGTGCTGGGCGTGTTCCTGGCCAGCGGGGCGCATGGCTCGCGCGAGGCCGGGGTGGAGGGGGCGGACCTGGACGGGGTCCATTTCGGCCTGGACTATCTTAAAGCTTATAACGGCGGTACGCCTCACGAAACCGGGGGGCGGGTGGCGGTGATCGGCGGAGGCAACACCAGCCTGGACGTGGCCCGCGCCAGCCGTCGCCTGGGCGCCGAGGTCGACCTGTACTACCGCCGTACCGAGGCCGAGATGCCGGCCCACCCGGAAGAGCTCGAGGAGGCCCGCGCCGAGGGGGTCCGCTTCCATTTCCAGGTTGCCCCGGAAGCGCTGCTCGACGGCAGCGGCGGCCGGGTGGCCCGGATTCGGATGATTCGCATGGAGCAGGGCCGGCCCGATGAGAGCGGCCGGGCGCGGCCGGTGCCGGTTGAGGGCAGCGGGTTCGAGGTCGAGGCGGCAACCGTGGTTTTCGCAATCGGCGAGAGGCCGGAGTTAGGCTATCTAGGAGATAACGGGGCGCGCGCCGGCGGCTGTCTGGCCGTGGACGGCTACGGACGGACCGGCATTCCGGGCGTGTTCGCCGGCGGGGATATCGTGCCCGGCGAGAACTCGGTGAGCCATGCCCTGGCCGACGGGATAGCCGCCGGGCGCAACATGGCGGCCATGCTGCAGAGCTACGGCCCGGAGAAGATCAAAAACGCCGAGGATGACGCAGTGCCGGCGGGCCGGATCAATTTCGACTATTTCAGCAAAGCGCCCCGGCTCGAACCGTCCACCAGCCTGAGCACGAAGCCGAGCGGCAACGGTGAGACCAGTATCACGCTCGAGGATTCCGCGGCCCGCGACGAGGCGGGGAGGTGTTTCAACTGTGGCACCTGCGTGGACTGCGACATCTGCCTCGTGTTCTGTCCCGACCTGGCGATCTACTGCCGAGAGGGCTCCTACCTGGTGCGTACCGAGTACTGCAAGGGCTGCGGAATCTGCGCCGAGGAGTGCCCGCGCGGGGTGATCTCGATGGAGAAAAAGGACAAGTGA
- the porA gene encoding pyruvate ferredoxin oxidoreductase, protein MKSLITGNDAVSTAVRLARVEVIAAYPITPQTSISEKLSLYCSEGTLDADFIMVESEHSALATVIGAASTGVRTFTATSSQGLALMHELLHWASGARLPIVMANVNRALGAPWSIWGDQTDSLAQRDTGWLQFYCESCQEVLDTTLMAFAVAETVNTPVMVMLDGFFLSHTAEPVEVPEPEEVDSFLGGRPEPPALVDPSEPHTLHAVTSPEYFMEFKHRQFKAAEQGEQAAIEVAQGFEKKFGRSYPMTENFMCADAETVLVTSGTAAGTVRHVVRKLREQGRKVGMMRVRMFRPYPFDEVREIIAGAKRVAVLERAISPGSEGVMAQELRSAAYGLDDAPRIYDFVTGLGGRDIVPEYIEQMVELVENGADKLERVNWLGLKE, encoded by the coding sequence GTGAAATCCCTGATTACAGGCAACGATGCTGTTTCCACCGCCGTGCGTCTGGCGCGGGTGGAGGTGATCGCCGCCTACCCGATCACGCCCCAGACCAGTATCTCCGAGAAACTGAGCCTGTACTGCAGCGAGGGAACGCTGGACGCGGATTTTATCATGGTCGAGAGCGAGCACAGCGCCCTGGCCACCGTGATCGGCGCGGCCAGCACGGGGGTGCGCACGTTCACGGCCACCAGCAGCCAGGGTCTGGCGCTGATGCACGAACTGCTGCACTGGGCCAGTGGCGCGCGGCTGCCGATCGTGATGGCCAATGTCAACCGCGCGCTGGGCGCACCGTGGAGTATCTGGGGCGACCAGACCGACAGCCTGGCCCAGCGCGACACCGGCTGGCTCCAGTTCTACTGCGAGAGCTGCCAGGAGGTGCTGGACACCACGCTGATGGCTTTCGCCGTGGCCGAGACTGTCAACACGCCGGTGATGGTGATGCTCGACGGGTTTTTCCTCAGCCACACCGCCGAGCCGGTGGAGGTGCCGGAGCCGGAGGAGGTCGACTCGTTTCTCGGCGGCCGTCCCGAGCCACCCGCCCTGGTGGACCCATCCGAACCCCATACCCTGCACGCGGTTACCAGTCCCGAGTATTTCATGGAATTCAAGCACCGTCAGTTCAAAGCCGCGGAGCAGGGGGAACAAGCTGCAATAGAGGTCGCTCAGGGGTTTGAGAAGAAATTCGGCCGCAGTTACCCGATGACGGAAAATTTCATGTGCGCCGACGCCGAGACCGTGCTGGTCACCAGCGGCACGGCCGCCGGCACGGTGCGCCACGTGGTGCGCAAACTTCGCGAGCAGGGCAGGAAGGTTGGCATGATGCGGGTGCGGATGTTCCGCCCCTACCCGTTCGACGAGGTGCGGGAGATAATCGCGGGGGCCAAACGGGTGGCCGTGCTGGAGCGGGCGATATCCCCGGGCAGCGAGGGGGTGATGGCCCAGGAGCTGCGCTCGGCCGCCTATGGCCTTGACGACGCACCGCGGATTTACGATTTTGTCACCGGACTCGGCGGGCGGGATATCGTGCCGGAGTATATCGAGCAGATGGTGGAGCTGGTGGAAAACGGCGCGGATAAGCTTGAGAGAGTTAATTGGCTGGGGTTGAAAGAGTGA
- a CDS encoding pyruvate synthase subunit beta, which produces MQATDYSSNKDLKDEPFGCGNLACPGCGEPIAMREVLNALDGDAVIVIPACCGSIIDGLFPYTSARVPVLHTPFATAASTSAGVLHGLRRLGNKHTTVVAWAGDGGTYDIGLQALSSTVERNEEFLYICYDNEAYMNTGIQRSSSTPLLAWTTTTPEGDLKQVPKKNIIDIMAAHRIPYVSAATIAYPDDLVAKVRRAKETPGSKFINILSPCPTGWQSKTNLSIKISRLAVRSNVYPLYEVFNGERLVLRDNPDPVPVREYMELQGRFHALTDDEVEQVQRHVDHVWERLRGRADELT; this is translated from the coding sequence ATGCAAGCCACCGATTACAGTTCGAACAAAGACCTCAAGGACGAGCCGTTCGGCTGCGGCAACCTGGCCTGCCCCGGTTGCGGCGAGCCGATAGCGATGCGCGAGGTGCTCAACGCGCTCGACGGCGACGCGGTGATCGTGATCCCGGCCTGCTGCGGCTCGATTATCGACGGCCTGTTTCCCTACACGTCTGCCCGGGTACCGGTGCTGCACACGCCGTTCGCCACGGCGGCAAGCACCAGCGCCGGAGTGCTCCACGGCCTTCGCCGCCTGGGCAACAAGCACACCACAGTGGTGGCCTGGGCGGGTGACGGCGGCACCTACGACATAGGTCTTCAGGCTCTTTCAAGCACGGTGGAGCGCAACGAGGAGTTCCTCTATATCTGCTACGACAACGAGGCCTACATGAACACCGGGATTCAGCGCAGCAGCAGCACACCGCTCCTGGCCTGGACCACCACCACTCCCGAGGGCGATCTCAAGCAGGTGCCCAAGAAGAATATTATCGATATCATGGCCGCCCACCGGATTCCCTACGTTAGCGCCGCCACGATCGCCTACCCGGACGACCTGGTGGCGAAAGTCAGGCGGGCGAAGGAGACGCCGGGCAGTAAGTTCATCAACATCCTTTCGCCCTGCCCGACCGGCTGGCAGAGCAAGACCAACCTCTCGATCAAGATCAGCCGGCTGGCCGTACGCAGTAATGTCTATCCGCTCTACGAAGTGTTCAACGGCGAAAGGCTGGTTCTTCGCGACAACCCGGACCCCGTACCGGTACGGGAGTACATGGAGCTGCAGGGCCGCTTCCACGCGCTGACGGACGATGAAGTGGAGCAGGTCCAGCGCCATGTGGACCATGTCTGGGAGCGGCTGCGCGGCCGCGCCGACGAACTGACCTGA
- a CDS encoding DUF342 domain-containing protein, translating to MNDQAKPQNPADQPSPGKRDEDPGAQAESSEEKMRARVEITKDKLKAYLTLSAPGESAKFDKDAVDVALAGEGIKFGIRDELLAQLEKAPKLNERLLIAEGTAPKEGKNGGAEYITEPGKPVRVKKGDKIAEIVRAEDGEDGMDVFGAEIPAQEVVSARIPDLVNADYSPDNNKILVATMDGYLHLSTNTLKVQPFFAMENVTDEYGAAVKVTPRLQEDDFGPEELKKYLADSGIVYGVLDDVIDSVFNKEKFDQPVLVARGLPPVDGSDGELEFFFETEIKPRFDEKGNVDFKELNLIQNVKKGDKLVRITDPVEGKEGKTIFGKTVAPGQGEKPAMPKGDNTSPDPGDPDVLVTDIDGTVKKVGDVVQVDPIFAVKGDIDYSVGNIDFIGAVVINGDVKSGFRIKSSGDIEINGIVEDAEIECGGDVLIKMGFIGRGEGKITAAGSVTARYCVNQQIYCDGDINIGEYIMHSHVQARGCLLVTEKKGLIVGGECCAFKGIEANILGNDNFTHTLVMAGVDRETGGRMKQVRARLWKNAEHLKEIDKILNKSSRRQLVKKALPPDRLELIATLNKIRKKKVEIGATLGAELKELEAEGNIFKKAYVKVYGTIFPGVALTLGNKHVKIEEDAKGVMYTYSEDGVVTTSLEKNEETG from the coding sequence ATGAACGACCAAGCCAAACCGCAAAACCCCGCGGACCAGCCCTCTCCCGGCAAGCGGGACGAGGATCCCGGCGCACAAGCCGAAAGCTCCGAAGAGAAAATGCGGGCCAGGGTCGAAATTACCAAAGACAAGCTGAAAGCTTATCTCACGCTCTCGGCTCCGGGAGAATCCGCCAAGTTCGATAAGGATGCGGTTGACGTCGCCCTGGCCGGCGAGGGGATCAAATTCGGCATCAGGGACGAGCTGCTCGCCCAGCTCGAAAAAGCCCCCAAGCTGAACGAACGTCTGCTGATCGCCGAGGGCACCGCTCCCAAAGAGGGTAAGAACGGGGGCGCGGAATATATTACCGAGCCGGGCAAACCGGTACGGGTCAAGAAAGGGGACAAGATCGCCGAAATCGTTCGCGCCGAGGACGGCGAGGACGGGATGGACGTGTTTGGAGCTGAGATACCGGCGCAGGAAGTAGTCTCGGCAAGGATTCCCGACCTTGTGAACGCTGATTACTCCCCGGACAACAACAAAATCCTCGTGGCGACAATGGACGGCTACCTGCACCTTTCGACGAACACGCTTAAGGTTCAGCCGTTTTTCGCGATGGAAAACGTGACCGACGAGTATGGCGCCGCGGTTAAGGTTACGCCGCGCCTGCAGGAAGATGATTTCGGGCCGGAGGAATTGAAAAAGTACCTGGCCGACAGCGGCATTGTTTACGGAGTGCTCGACGATGTGATCGATTCGGTGTTCAATAAGGAAAAGTTCGACCAGCCGGTCCTGGTTGCCAGGGGCCTGCCGCCGGTGGATGGCAGTGATGGCGAGCTGGAGTTCTTTTTCGAGACCGAGATCAAGCCCAGGTTCGACGAGAAGGGAAATGTCGATTTCAAAGAGTTAAACCTGATCCAGAACGTGAAAAAGGGCGATAAACTGGTCAGGATCACCGATCCGGTGGAAGGCAAGGAAGGCAAAACCATCTTCGGTAAAACGGTTGCCCCCGGGCAGGGCGAAAAGCCCGCCATGCCCAAGGGTGACAATACCTCGCCCGATCCGGGCGACCCGGACGTACTGGTCACTGATATCGACGGGACGGTCAAGAAAGTCGGTGACGTGGTCCAGGTGGACCCCATCTTCGCCGTCAAAGGGGATATCGACTACTCGGTCGGCAATATCGACTTTATCGGCGCGGTGGTGATCAACGGTGATGTCAAGAGCGGGTTCAGGATCAAGTCATCCGGAGATATCGAAATCAACGGGATTGTCGAGGACGCCGAGATAGAATGCGGGGGCGATGTGCTGATCAAGATGGGCTTTATCGGCCGCGGCGAGGGAAAGATCACGGCTGCCGGCAGTGTCACGGCCAGGTACTGTGTCAACCAGCAGATTTATTGCGACGGGGACATAAATATCGGCGAATATATCATGCACAGCCACGTCCAGGCGCGGGGCTGCCTGCTGGTTACCGAGAAAAAAGGACTTATCGTGGGCGGAGAGTGCTGCGCGTTCAAGGGAATCGAGGCCAATATTCTGGGCAACGACAACTTTACCCACACGCTGGTTATGGCCGGTGTCGACAGGGAAACCGGCGGCAGGATGAAACAGGTCAGGGCCCGGCTGTGGAAAAACGCGGAACATCTCAAGGAGATCGATAAAATCCTGAACAAGTCCTCGCGCAGGCAGCTTGTCAAAAAGGCCCTTCCGCCGGACAGGCTGGAGCTGATCGCCACCCTGAATAAAATCAGAAAGAAGAAAGTGGAAATCGGCGCCACTCTGGGCGCCGAACTGAAAGAGCTGGAGGCCGAGGGAAATATTTTCAAAAAGGCCTATGTCAAGGTCTACGGCACTATTTTCCCCGGAGTCGCACTGACCCTGGGCAACAAACATGTCAAGATCGAAGAGGACGCGAAAGGAGTGATGTACACTTACAGCGAGGATGGAGTAGTTACCACGAGTCTGGAAAAGAATGAGGAAACCGGCTAA
- a CDS encoding CBS domain-containing protein yields MSVKARDIMTRKVIKVGKEMKVNDLIDLFIKHNFSSAPVVDKKGKLVGIVTKTDIIGHFMDLDLDLTVKLGLKDLMDTTPELEKLSIETESQLNVGSIMSPDPVTAKETMAVEQLAQMMLENKIHRLIVMKGRKLTGLVSTIDIISHVAGTKKS; encoded by the coding sequence TTGAGCGTCAAAGCCAGGGACATCATGACCCGCAAGGTCATTAAAGTCGGAAAAGAGATGAAAGTCAACGACCTGATCGACCTGTTCATCAAGCACAATTTCAGCAGTGCGCCGGTAGTCGACAAGAAAGGAAAACTGGTCGGGATCGTGACGAAAACAGATATTATCGGGCACTTTATGGATCTCGATCTCGACCTGACAGTCAAGCTCGGATTGAAAGACCTGATGGACACCACGCCGGAGTTGGAAAAGCTGTCGATCGAAACCGAAAGCCAGCTCAATGTCGGAAGTATCATGTCTCCCGATCCGGTTACGGCTAAAGAGACGATGGCAGTGGAGCAGTTGGCCCAAATGATGCTGGAGAACAAAATACACAGGCTGATTGTCATGAAAGGCCGGAAACTGACCGGCCTGGTGAGCACAATCGACATCATTTCTCACGTTGCGGGCACTAAAAAATCATGA
- a CDS encoding carbon starvation protein A, translated as MDALLLILVTFFGYLAVYHTYGRFLGRKVFGLDRNAEVPSRTQQDGIDFVPTRKGIIFGHHYTSIAGTGPIVGPAIGIIWGWVPALLWVFLGAVIMGGVHDLGSLVISLRNQGKTLTEVTSRYINRRVRLIFFLIMFLELWIVIAIFGLVIALIFNMFPSAVLPVWLQIPIAVGAGLLMYRTTASIVLSTAAAVAAMYLTIWLGTLLPVSFESVAGIPATGAWTILLLIYAFIASTLPVTVLLQPRDYINAWQLFISMGLLALGALVASGVGGMHIVAPAFNPGASGAPPLWPFLFITIACGAVSGFHCIVSSGTSSKQISCEPDALFVGYGSMLFESALAVLVLVAVSAGIGLGYVGEDGVMLTGSTAWQYHYHSWGAAQGLASKIDAVVVGSANMMNAIGIPPPIGKAIMGVFIASFAGTTLDTATRTQRYILSELFSELRLQKISGRYVTTGIAVVTAAALAFASGANGTGALALWPMFGAVNQLLAALALLLITIYLRGRGGLSYLVSGLPCAFMLLMTTWAMLLNEWIFLTQRQYLLAAINAFTLVLAVWMVVEAAGKILRPVDRSDSAGVAVNV; from the coding sequence ATGGATGCTCTGCTGCTGATACTGGTCACATTTTTCGGCTACCTGGCCGTCTACCATACTTACGGCCGGTTTCTGGGACGGAAAGTGTTCGGCCTCGACCGCAACGCCGAGGTGCCCTCGCGCACGCAGCAGGACGGGATCGATTTCGTGCCCACCCGCAAAGGGATCATCTTCGGCCACCACTACACTTCGATCGCCGGCACCGGTCCGATCGTCGGCCCCGCAATCGGAATTATCTGGGGCTGGGTGCCCGCGCTGCTGTGGGTCTTTCTCGGAGCGGTAATCATGGGCGGCGTGCATGACCTCGGTTCGCTGGTTATCTCCCTGCGCAACCAGGGCAAGACCCTCACCGAGGTCACCAGCCGCTATATCAACCGGCGGGTGCGGCTGATATTCTTCCTGATCATGTTCCTGGAACTGTGGATCGTGATCGCGATTTTCGGGCTGGTTATCGCCTTGATCTTCAACATGTTCCCATCGGCCGTGCTGCCGGTATGGCTGCAGATCCCGATTGCGGTGGGAGCCGGGTTGCTGATGTACCGGACCACGGCCAGTATCGTGCTCTCGACAGCGGCGGCCGTGGCGGCAATGTACCTGACTATCTGGCTTGGCACCCTGCTGCCCGTTTCATTCGAGTCGGTAGCCGGTATTCCGGCCACCGGCGCGTGGACCATCCTGCTGCTGATCTATGCCTTTATCGCCTCCACCCTGCCGGTAACGGTGCTGCTGCAGCCGCGGGACTATATCAACGCCTGGCAGCTGTTCATCTCGATGGGCCTGCTGGCCCTGGGCGCGCTGGTGGCCAGCGGTGTCGGCGGGATGCATATTGTGGCCCCGGCGTTCAATCCCGGCGCCAGCGGCGCGCCTCCGCTCTGGCCGTTCCTGTTTATCACTATCGCCTGCGGGGCGGTGAGCGGTTTCCACTGCATCGTCTCCAGCGGCACCAGCAGCAAACAGATCTCGTGTGAACCGGACGCCCTGTTTGTCGGCTACGGTTCGATGCTGTTCGAGTCGGCGCTGGCGGTGCTGGTACTGGTGGCGGTCAGCGCGGGGATCGGGCTGGGCTATGTTGGCGAGGACGGAGTGATGCTGACTGGTTCCACCGCCTGGCAGTATCACTACCACTCGTGGGGCGCGGCGCAGGGACTGGCCTCCAAGATCGACGCGGTGGTGGTGGGCAGCGCAAACATGATGAACGCCATCGGTATCCCGCCACCGATCGGCAAGGCGATCATGGGCGTCTTTATCGCCAGTTTCGCCGGCACCACGCTGGACACGGCCACCCGCACCCAGCGCTATATCCTCAGCGAACTGTTCAGCGAACTCCGGCTGCAGAAGATTTCGGGCCGGTATGTCACCACCGGGATCGCCGTAGTTACAGCGGCCGCCCTGGCGTTCGCCAGCGGGGCCAACGGGACCGGAGCGCTGGCGCTGTGGCCGATGTTCGGGGCGGTGAACCAGCTGCTGGCAGCCCTGGCTCTGCTGCTGATCACGATCTACCTTCGCGGCCGGGGCGGGCTGTCCTACCTGGTCAGCGGGCTGCCCTGCGCGTTCATGTTGCTGATGACTACCTGGGCGATGCTGCTCAACGAGTGGATATTCCTGACCCAGCGGCAGTACCTGCTGGCCGCGATCAACGCTTTCACACTCGTGCTGGCGGTGTGGATGGTGGTGGAGGCCGCGGGGAAGATACTGCGGCCGGTTGACCGAAGTGACAGCGCCGGCGTGGCCGTTAACGTTTGA